One window of the Trifolium pratense cultivar HEN17-A07 linkage group LG2, ARS_RC_1.1, whole genome shotgun sequence genome contains the following:
- the LOC123904601 gene encoding uncharacterized protein LOC123904601, with translation MASKNDNEIQIFQAEILERMERSEASFAARIDKLYEAMDLLISQSSPKQPYGAGTSNKPPFQVRNVKLEFPRFDGKNVHEWIFRAEQFFEYYDTPDLDQLTIASVHLDKDVVPWYQMVQRTHPFQSWIEFTRALELDFGPSVYECPRATLFKLNQSGIVAEYYLKFTTLANRVYGLSSDALIDCFISGLNNDIRRDVMIHTPPSLVKAFSLAKVYEEKYTSNTNQKKFNTTNYATNKPFNKPEILTRDSAPILNTPPTRPMSQFQKNPNIRRISPAERQMRSEKGLCYWCDEKFSFTHKCPNRQLMLIQCDDSDADQMFEPMTQPEESTINSSITNQTEHHLSLNAMKGTSNMGVLRFTGSIEQIKVQVLIDGGSSDNFLQPRIAKFLKLPIELGPQFNVLVGNGETMTAEGIIQKLPLEIQGHKLDVPVFLLPIAGADVILGASWLATLGPHVADYASLTLKFFWKDKFITLSGEAVPRPIPAQFHHFKRLATTDSISECFTVQWLKSADTEDIFKDLPTNIDPEIAILLHTYKNLFQTPSALPPNRTHNHTIPLIDGSNPVKVKPYRYPHSQKAQIEQAEQAFQKLKVAMTSAPVLALPNFKLPFILETDASGVGIGAVLQQQGHPIAYFSKKLVPRNQKKSAYFREMLAIAESIAKFRHYLMGHKFIIRTDQKSLRSLMEQSLQTPEQQEWLHRFLGYDFTIEYKPGKENIAADALSRVMTLSWSEPKYHFIEQLKVALQSDHDMSNIIRKCKSGKAPIQYSIRDGLLYWKQRLMIPKDSDLLNKILFEFHTSPIGGHAGITRTIARIKSQFYWQDMKQDITEYVQKCVVCQQAKTTNTSPAGLLQPLPIPAQVWEDIAMDFITGLPPSSGYTTIMVIVDRLTKYAHFIPMKSDYSSKSVAEAFMHNIVKLHGMPKSIVSDRDKVFTSSFWQQLFKLQGTSLAMSSAYHPQSDGQTEVLNKVLELFLRCFTFNNPKSWSKVISWAEYWYNTAFQTSIGMTPFKALYGRDPPYLTKYEAQEIDPPTLQEELKERDKLLQQLKSNLKKAQQYMKHQADKHRKDVKFQVGEMVLVRLQPYRQQSVALRKNQKLGMRYFGPFEILACVGNVAYKLKLPDNAKIHPVFHVSQLKPFKGNVTEHYLPLPLTMNDTGPIIQPVAVLQARTIRKGTQKVHQILVQWEQNSKDAATWEDLHDLQFKFPTLNLEDKVVFNGEGIVMRPNTTKILENDDSAKSQRGPQNVQEGNSVSGSRGMIGPRRSMRMRKTHNKWKEFVSY, from the coding sequence ATGGCTAGCAAAAATGATAACGAGATACAGATCTTTCAAGCTGAAATACTGGAACGTATGGAGAGATCGGAAGCTAGCTTTGCTGCAAGGATTGATAAACTCTATGAAGCTATGGACCTTCTCATAAGTCAATCATCTCCGAAACAACCATATGGTGCAGGAACTAGTAACAAACCCCCGTTTCAGGTGAGAAATGTTAAGCTTGAGTTTCCTCGTTTCGATGGCAAGAATGTTCATGAATGGATCTTCCGTGCTGAACAATTTTTTGAATATTATGATACACCAGATTTAGATCAATTGACTATTGCCTCTGTTCATCTGGACAAAGATGTGGTACCATGGTACCAGATGGTACAACGCACGCATCCTTTCCAATCTTGGATTGAATTTACGCGTGCTCTTGAGTTAGATTTTGGTCCATCTGTCTATGAATGTCCTCGAGCTACTCTTTTTAAGTTGAATCAGAGTGGTATTGTGGCTGAATATTACTTGAAATTCACTACATTAGCAAATCGTGTCTATGGCCTGAGTAGTGATGCCTTAATTGATTGTTTTATTAGTGGCTTGAACAATGATATTCGTCGTGATGTCATGATTCACACACCGCCATCATTGGTTAAAGCTTTTTCCCTAGCTAAAGTGTATGAAGAGAAGTATACTTCAAACACAAACCAGAAAAAGTTCAATACAACCAACTATGCCACCAACAAACCCTTCAATAAACCAGAAATTTTAACTAGAGATTCAGCTCCTATCCTCAACACACCCCCTACGAGGCCTATGAGTCAATTTCAAAAGAATCCCAACATTAGAAGAATATCTCCAGCTGAAAGACAGATGAGAAGTGAGAAAGGTCTATGTTACTGGTGTGATGAAAAATTTTCCTTCACACACAAGTGTCCAAATAGACAATTAATGTTGATTCAATGTGATGATAGTGATGCAGATCAGATGTTTGAACCAATGACTCAGCCAGAGGAATCAACCATAAATAGTTCCATCACAAATCAAACAGAACATCATCTTTCACTAAATGCTATGAAAGGGACTAGTAACATGGGTGTGCTCAGATTTACAGGTTCCATTGAACAAATTAAGGTACAAGTTCTAATTGATGGAGGAAGTTCTGACAATTTTTTGCAACCACGAATTGCAAAATTCTTGAAGTTGCCAATTGAATTAGGACCACAGTTCAATGTGTTAGTAGGAAATGGTGAAACAATGACTGCTGAAGGCATAATTCAAAAGTTACCATTAGAAATACAGGGTCATAAGCTAGATGTGCCTGTGTTTCTACTGCCAATAGCTGGAGCTGATGTGATATTGGGTGCATCTTGGTTAGCAACATTGGGTCCTCATGTTGCAGATTATGCATCACTGACCTTGAAATTCTTTTGGAAAGACAAATTTATAACACTTTCTGGTGAAGCTGTTCCTAGACCTATCCCTGCTCAATTCCATCATTTCAAAAGGTTAGCAACAACTGATTCCATATCTGAATGTTTCACAGTACAATGGCTTAAATCTGCTGATACAGAAGATATATTCAAAGACTTGCCAACCAATATAGACCCTGAAATTGCTATACTCCTGCATACATACAAAAACTTGTTCCAAACACCATCTGCACTACCACCAAACAGAACACATAATCACACCATTCCTTTGATTGATGGTTCAAATCCAGTTAAGGTTAAGCCTTATAGATATCCACACAGTCAAAAAGCACAGATTGAGCAAGCAGAACAAGCCTTTCAAAAACTCAAGGTAGCTATGACATCTGCACCAGTCCTTGCTTTACCAAATTTTAAACTTCCTTTTATTCTAGAAACAGATGCATCAGGAGTAGGCATTGGTGCTGTATTACAACAACAGGGACACCCTATTGCTTATTTCTCAAAGAAACTAGTCCCTAGAAATCAAAAGAAGTCTGCTTACTTTAGAGAAATGCTTGCAATTGCTGAATCAATAGCAAAATTCAGACATTATTTGATGGGGCATAAATTTATTATCAGAACTGATCAAAAAAGTTTGAGAAGCTTGATGGAACAATCCCTACAAACACCTGAACAACAAGAATGGCTTCACAGGTTTCTAGGATATGATTTCACAATTGAGTATAAACCAGGCAAAGAGAATATAGCAGCTGATGCTCTATCTAGAGTGATGACATTATCATGGTCAGAGccaaaatatcatttcattGAACAGTTGAAAGTAGCATTGCAGAGTGATCATGACATGTCAAATATCATAAGGAAATGCAAGTCAGGCAAAGCTCCAATACAATACTCTATTAGAGATGGATTATTGTACTGGAAACAGAGGTTAATGATTCCTAAAGATAGTGACTTGTTGAACAAGATATTGTTTGAATTCCACACATCACCAATTGGAGGACATGCTGGTATAACAAGAACTATAGCAAGGATCAAATCTCAATTCTACTGGCAGGATATGAAGCAAGATATCACTGAGTATGTGCAGAAATGTGTTGTTTGTCAACAAGCCAAAACAACTAACACCTCTCCTGCTGGTTTGTTACAGCCACTGCCAATACCTGCACAAGTCTGGGAAGATATTGCAATGGATTTTATCACAGGCCTTCCTCCTTCTTCTGGATACACTACCATCATGGTGATAGTGGATAGATTGACTAAGTATGCACATTTCATTCCAATGAAATCTGACTACTCTAGTAAATCAGTAGCTGAGGCATTTATGCACAACATTGTGAAGTTACATGGCATGCCTAAATCCATTGTATCTGACAGAGACAAGGTCTTCACTAGTTCATTTTGGCAGCAATTATTCAAATTACAGGGCACTAGTTTGGCTATGTCATCTGCATACCATCCACAATCTGATGGACAAACAGAAGTACTTAACAAGGTTTTGGAATTATTTCTCAGATGTTTTACATTCAATAATCCTAAATCTTGGTCTAAAGTAATTTCATGGGCAGAATACTGGTATAACACAGCTTTTCAGACCAGTATAGGCATGACTCCATTCAAAGCACTATATGGAAGAGACCCACCATATCTGACTAAATATGAAGCTCAAGAGATAGATCCACCAACACTTCAAGAGGAGCTCAAGGAAAGAGATAAGTTGTTACAACAGTTGaaaagtaatttgaaaaaggCTCAGCAATATATGAAACATCAAGCTGACAAACACAGAAAAGATGTCAAATTTCAAGTTGGTGAAATGGTATTGGTTAGATTGCAACCTTACAGACAACAATCTGTGGCTTTAAGGAAGAATCAAAAATTGGGAATGAGGTATTTTGGTCCCTTTGAAATTTTAGCTTGTGTTGGTAATGTAGCATACAAATTGAAATTGCCTGACAATGCCAAGATACATCCAGTGTTTCATGTGTCCCAACTCAAACCCTTTAAGGGTAATGTTACTGAACACTATTTACCATTACCTTTAACCATGAATGATACTGGCCCAATTATACAACCAGTTGCAGTCTTACAAGCTAGAACTATAAGGAAGGGGACACAAAAAGTCCATCAAATATTAGTTCAATGGGAGCAGAATTCAAAAGATGCAGCTACCTGGGAAGACTTACATGACTTGCAGTTCAAGTTTCCTACTctcaaccttgaggacaaggttgtttTTAATGGGGAGGGTATTGTAATGAGGCCAAATACCACCAAAATTCTAGAGAATGATGACTCAGCAAAATCACAGAGGGGCCCACAGAATGTGCAGGAAGGAAATTCTGTTAGTGGCAGCAGGGGAATGATTGGACCACGTAGGAGCATGAGAATGCGCAAAACGCACAACAAGTGGAAGGAGTTTGTTAGCTATTGA
- the LOC123910654 gene encoding 60S ribosomal protein L44: MVNVPKTKKTYCKSKECKKHTLHKVTQYKKGKDSIAAQGKRRYDRKQSGYGGQTKPVFHKKAKTTKKIVLRLQCQGCKHVSQHAIKRCKHFEIGGDKKGKGTSLF, encoded by the exons ATG GTGAACGTTCCAAAGACAAAGAAAACCTACTGCAAGAGCAAGGAATGCAAGAAGCATACACTTCACAAGGTTACCCAATACAAGAAGGGTAAAGATAGCATCGCCGCTCAAGGTAAGCGTCGTTACGATCGCAAACAGTCCGGTTATGGTGGTCAGACTAAGCCCGTCTTCCACAAGAAG GCAAAAACCACCAAGAAAATTGTTCTGAGGTTGCAATGCCAGGGTTGCAAACATGTTTCTCAACATGCAATCAAG AGGTGCAAGCATTTTGAGATTGGTGGTGACAAGAAGGGAAAGGGAACATCTCTCTTCTAG
- the LOC123904602 gene encoding putative clathrin assembly protein At1g03050 has protein sequence MPPSSIRRALGAVKDQTSIGLAKVGSSASLADLDVAIVKATRHDEYPSEEKYIREILSLTCYSRAFISACVNTLSRRLSKTKSWTVALKTLVLIQRLLTDGDPAYEQEIFFATRRGTRLLNMSDFRDSSKSDSWDFSAFVRTYSLYLDERLEYKMQSRRGKRSMFGFDEEEEEREREKEMEMEMEMEMGREKDKDREVRSPPAREMTSEQIFSKMQHLQLLLERFLACRPTGVAKNHRIVIVALYPIVKESFQIYYDISEILSTLIDRFADMDVADCVKVYDIFCRVGKQFDELDLFYGWSKSIGIARSSEYPELDKVTPKKLEVMEEFIKDKNALAQIKKVDVQEEENEIEEAKEPESEPEEDLNAVKALPPPEEPVEEVVEEEPKEEEPKEEKIVQTEGDLLNLGDDRTPEEHGDKLALALFDGAAPVTGEGGVKALPWHAFDEGADWETALIQSASHLGNQQPALGGGFDTLLLNGMYKQAEMNAAMQGVGFGGSGSASSVALGSAGRPAMLALPAPPTSGTASDSTSGYIDPFAASLAIAPPSYVQMSEMEKKQRLLVQEQNLWQQYENDRRQGHAALKNQHGNNNSYGGGYPQNYGNYHR, from the exons ATGCCACCAAGTTCAATCAGAAGAGCCCTTGGGGCAGTAAAAGATCAAACAAGCATAGGACTAGCTAAGGTTGGAAGCAGCGCGTCACTTGCCGACCTTGATGTAGCTATTGTGAAAGCAACGAGGCACGATGAATATCCGTCTGAAGAGAAGTATATAAGGGAGATTCTGAGCTTAACATGTTACTCTCGGGCGTTCATTAGTGCATGTGTTAATACGCTCTCAAGGCGTCTCAGCAAGACTAAAAGCTGGACAGTGGCTTTGAAAACTCTTGTTTTAATTCAAAGGCTTCTAACAGATGGTGATCCTGCTTATGAGCAAGAGATATTCTTCGCAACTCGACGCGGGACTCGTCTTCTCAACATGTCTGATTTTCGTGACAGTTCAAAATCTGATTCTTGGGACTTCTCTGCATTTGTGAGGACATATTCGTTATATCTAGATGAAAGGCTCGAGTACAAGATGCAAAGCCGGCGTGGAAAGCGTAGCATGTTTGGTTTTGACGAAGAGGAGGAGGAAAgggaaagagaaaaagaaatggaaatggaaatggaaatggaaatgggAAGGGAAAAGGACAAGGATAGAGAAGTAAGATCCCCACCAGCGCGTGAAATGACGTCAGAACAAATTTTTTCCAAAATGCAGCATTTGCAATTGCTGCTTGAGCGCTTTTTAGCATGTCGTCCCACAG GGGTAGCAAAGAACCATAGAATTGTGATAGTTGCTCTTTATCCAATTGTCAAGGAGAGTTTTCAAATATATTATGACATATCAGAAATACTAAGCACCTTAATTGACCGTTTCGCCGATATGGATGTCGCAGACTGTGTTAAGGTATATGACATTTTCTGTCGTGTCGGAAAACAGTTTGATGAACTAGACCTCTTCTATGGATGGTCCAAGAGTATTGGAATCGCGCGCTCTTCTGAGTACCCTGAGCTAGACAAGGTCACACCAAAGAAGTTAGAGGTTATGGAAGAGTTTATCAAAGATAAGAACGCCTTAGCACAAATCAAGAAAGTTGATGTACAAGAAGAGGAGAATGAAATAGAAGAAGCCAAGGAACCTGAATCCGAACCAGAAGAGGATTTGAATGCAGTCAAGGCCCTACCGCCACCAGAAGAACCAGTTGAAGAGGTGGTGGAGGAAGAGCCAAAAGAAGAAGAgcctaaagaagaaaaaattgtgcAAACCGAGGGTGATTTGTTGAATTTAGGAGATGATAGGACACCTGAAGAACATGGGGACAAACTAGCCTTGGCTTTATTTGACGGGGCTGCACCAGTAACGGGCGAAGGTGGAGTAAAAGCACTTCCATGGCATGCATTTGATGAGGGTGCAGACTGGGAAACCGCGCTGATACAATCCGCTAGCCACTTAGGGAACCAACAACCTGCATTAGGTGGAGGGTTTGATACCTTATTGTTGAATGGGATGTATAAACAAGCAGAAATGAATGCAGCCATGCAAGGAGTAGGATTTGGTGGTAGTGGAAGTGCTAGCAGTGTTGCACTTGGTTCAGCTGGAAGACCTGCAATGCTAGCATTGCCGGCACCACCAACATCAGGAACTGCAAGTGATTCTACTTCAGGATACATAGATCCATTTGCAGCTTCATTGGCTATTGCACCACCGTCTTATGTTCAAATGTCAGAGATGGAGAAGAAGCAAAGGTTATTAGTTCAAGAACAGAACCTTTGGCAACAATATGAAAACGATCGCAGACAAGGACATGCTGCACTCAAAAACCAACATGGTAACAATAACTCTTATGGGGGAGGGTATCCACAAAACTATGGCAATTATCATCGTTGA
- the LOC123910652 gene encoding peroxidase 43-like produces MAPFVFLSLLFLCLIGDSKGQLRVGFYSNTCPQAEATVHDVVRQAVVSDNSMAAGLLRLHFHDCFVEGCDGSILIENGPQKEKSANGHQGVKGFDVIERAKARLEASCPGVVSCADIVALAARDAIIMANGPSYQVPTGRRDGLVSDVSLAKDMPDVSDSIQQLKTKFLNKGLTEKDLVLLSAAHTIGTTACFFMTKRLYNFFPFGGGSDPAISPFFLPQLKAKCPQNGDINTRLAIDEGSDKRFDKNILKNIRDGFAVLESDARLNDDIATRSVIDSYFSPMNPIFGPSFENDFVHSIVKMGQIGVKTGSAGNIRHVCSGFH; encoded by the exons ATGGCTCCCTTTGtttttttgtctcttttatTCTTATGCTTAATTGGAGATTCTAAGGGTCAGCTTAGAGTTGGTTTCTACTCCAACACATGTCCTCAAGCAGAGGCCACTGTCCATGATGTTGTTAGACAAGCTGTTGTTTCTGACAACTCCATGGCTGCTGGTTTGCTCAGGCTTCATTTTCATGACTGCTTTGTTGAG GGATGTGATGGTTCAATTCTAATAGAAAATGGTCCACAAAAAGAGAAATCAGCAAATGGACATCAAGGTGTTAAAGGTTTTGATGTTATAGAAAGAGCCAAGGCAAGATTGGAAGCATCTTGTCCAGGAGTGGTTTCTTGTGCAGACATAGTTGCATTGGCAGCTAGAGATGCAATAATCATG GCAAATGGACCTTCATACCAAGTTCCTACAGGGAGGAGAGACGGATTGGTTTCTGATGTTTCACTTGCAAAGGATATGCCGGATGTTAGTGATTCAATTCAGCAACTCAAGACCAAGTTTCTGAACAAGGGTCTTACAGAAAAAGACCTTGTCCTTCTCAGTg ctGCACATACAATTGGAACCACAGCATGTTTCTTTATGACAAAAAGACTATACAACTTTTTTCCATTTGGTGGTGGATCAGACCCAGCTATTAGTCCATTTTTCCTTCCACAACTAAAAGCAAAGTGTCCTCAAAATGGAGATATTAACACACGTTTAGCCATTGATGAAGGGAGTGATAAGAGATTTGACAAAAacatattgaaaaatataagggATGGTTTTGCAGTGTTAGAATCTGATGCAAGGCTTAATGATGACATAGCAACAAGGAGTGTCATTGATTCATATTTTAGTCCCATGAATCCAATATTTGGACCTtcttttgaaaatgattttgttcATTCAATTGTTAAAATGGGACAAATTGGTGTTAAGACAGGTTCTGCTGGAAACATTAGACATGTGTGCTCAGGATTCCAttga